The following proteins are encoded in a genomic region of Liolophura sinensis isolate JHLJ2023 chromosome 5, CUHK_Ljap_v2, whole genome shotgun sequence:
- the LOC135465610 gene encoding thymidine kinase 2, mitochondrial-like isoform X2, whose protein sequence is MSSHNNHVCTSEPKKKFTVCVEGNIASGKTTFLEYFKDYTDTEINMEPVQKWRNVRGHNTLGLMYEDPSRWALTLQTYVQLTMLDRHVAPQTKPVKLMERSILSAKYCFVENLHESGKMPDVEYAVLSEWFDWILKHHNINIDLIVYLKTDPEVVHQRIKTRCRSEETAIPLEYLQALHELHEDWLITKSPKFHVPAPVMVLNANLDFTELKEVYEQRKRDILFGYA, encoded by the exons GTTTGCGTGGAAGGGAACATTGCAAGTGGAAAGACAACATTCCTGGAATATTTTAAAGACTATACAGATACAGAG ATAAATATGGAACCTGTCCAGAAATGGAGAAATGTCCGTGGTCACAATACCTTG GGCCTGATGTATGAAGATCCCTCTCGGTGGGCACTTACCCTCCAGACATATGTGCAGCTAACCATGTTGGATAGGCACGTCGCACCTCAG ACCAAGCCAGTAAAGCTGATGGAACGCTCAATACTTAGTGCCAAGTACTGCTTTGTTGAGAATCTCCATGAAAG TGGGAAGATGCCAGACGTGGAGTACGCTGTTCTCTCAGAGTGGTTTGATTGGATCTTGAAACATCACAACATAAACATTGATCTAATAG TTTATCTGAAGACAGACCCAGAGGTTGTTCATCAAAGGATCAAGACGCGATGTAGAAGTGAAGAGACGGCCATTCCACTG GAATACCTTCAAGCACTCCACGAGCTTCATGAAGACTGGCTCATCACAAAGTCCCCCAAATTCCACGTTCCTGCTCCTGTTATG gttttGAATGCAAATCTGGATTTCACTGAGTTAAAGGAGGTCTACGAGCAGAGGAAAAGAGACATTTTATTTGGCTATGCTTGA